From the Polyangiaceae bacterium genome, one window contains:
- a CDS encoding protein kinase: protein MSELLTPGMVFAGRYRLAEPIGMGGFGAVYAAEHLVTQRRVAMKTLWPAFAKQPEFRERFTRECRVAAQIGGDYVVDVLDAGVDDTTEIPFLVMELLRGESLDARVSRKGRFAPEEVIVYLSQVAVALDRTHARNVVHRDLKPGNLFLTERSDGTPLVKILDFGIAKVIADSGFENVSQTVGTPLYMAPEQFNFGAITGAADIYALAMIAFRFLVGAHYFRAERDRCENVYQLGNLLGRGPSEAATVRARSYGATWLPADFDAWFAHAAHPVAGERYPSAIEAVRQLGRVTGVGTLPLLEEGHAPEVAGALSFAIDSLSPRKLRGSREVSDDAPTRVLERKAFRRTAPLAPSADSIPTRVTADLANPAPVGTMVSPRVPVAAVQPSSSPASTFKATFSDTVVDPPAPALSLRAPEVQVARRSRWPIVLGALVTCGVLAAMAGLFAMRKPPELRALRPTIHVDIPPAVELTPTPLPDEGSASAPDAGRAPASGREVAGAPVVEKPVASPERSTPPPREGPSAQPKTGDPSQHWWR, encoded by the coding sequence CTCAACGCCGAGTCGCGATGAAGACGCTGTGGCCAGCTTTTGCAAAGCAACCCGAGTTCCGCGAGCGGTTCACCCGCGAGTGCCGCGTCGCGGCGCAGATTGGCGGCGACTACGTCGTGGATGTTTTGGACGCCGGCGTGGACGACACGACGGAGATCCCGTTCTTGGTGATGGAACTGCTGCGCGGCGAGAGCCTCGACGCTCGCGTGTCGCGCAAGGGCCGTTTCGCCCCGGAAGAAGTCATCGTCTATCTCAGTCAAGTCGCGGTGGCTCTGGACCGGACACATGCGCGCAACGTGGTGCACCGCGATCTGAAGCCTGGGAATCTGTTCCTCACCGAGCGCTCCGATGGGACTCCCTTGGTGAAGATCCTCGACTTCGGAATTGCGAAAGTGATTGCAGACAGCGGCTTCGAGAACGTCAGCCAGACCGTCGGCACGCCGCTTTACATGGCGCCAGAGCAGTTCAATTTCGGGGCCATCACGGGGGCAGCGGACATCTATGCCCTCGCGATGATCGCGTTCCGCTTCTTGGTAGGCGCCCACTACTTCCGCGCCGAGCGTGATCGCTGCGAGAACGTGTATCAGTTGGGGAATCTGCTGGGACGCGGCCCCAGTGAGGCGGCAACGGTGCGCGCGCGCAGCTACGGAGCAACCTGGCTCCCTGCTGATTTCGACGCGTGGTTTGCTCACGCGGCACACCCGGTTGCGGGGGAGCGCTACCCATCCGCGATCGAAGCCGTTCGCCAACTGGGCCGTGTGACGGGCGTCGGCACCCTTCCCTTGCTCGAGGAAGGGCATGCACCGGAAGTTGCAGGTGCACTCAGTTTCGCCATCGACAGTCTCAGCCCCCGCAAACTGCGCGGATCGCGAGAGGTTTCGGATGACGCACCAACGCGGGTACTCGAACGCAAGGCGTTCCGTCGCACGGCGCCCCTCGCGCCCAGCGCGGACAGCATTCCCACTCGTGTCACTGCCGATCTGGCGAACCCCGCTCCGGTGGGGACGATGGTCTCGCCTAGAGTGCCAGTGGCAGCAGTGCAGCCCAGTTCGAGTCCGGCCTCGACGTTCAAGGCAACATTTTCCGATACCGTCGTGGACCCGCCTGCCCCCGCCTTGTCGCTGCGCGCCCCGGAGGTCCAAGTGGCTCGGCGGTCGAGATGGCCCATCGTTCTCGGCGCGCTGGTCACTTGTGGCGTTTTGGCAGCAATGGCGGGCTTGTTTGCGATGCGCAAACCTCCTGAGCTACGTGCGCTGCGCCCGACCATTCACGTGGACATTCCTCCAGCCGTCGAACTGACACCGACGCCGCTGCCCGACGAAGGTTCGGCAAGCGCTCCCGATGCAGGTCGCGCGCCTGCATCGGGTAGGGAAGTAGCGGGGGCGCCGGTGGTCGAAAAGCCTGTCGCATCACCGGAACGTTCCACGCCGCCGCCGCGGGAGGGGCCGTCCGCACAACCCAAGACTGGCGATCCGAGCCAGCATTGGTGGCGCTAG